TTTTAATCCTGGTTTGGGGCGGTTTTGGCGAATGTTGATAATGTGTAAGGGTTGCCCACGTATTGCGGCTAATGCTATTGAGAGGCGAAGAATTGTGCCGCTTCCGCTTTTTTGGCTACCGTCAATTTCAAACATACATGAGGTTTATATCATTTCAGTTTAAAAAACTCACAGGCAATTTTACCGTATACTTGTTAGAGCGCAGTAGAACCCAAAAATGGCGTGGTTAATGTTTTTGTTGGCTTTTGTTTTGGCAGTTTTTACTTTTAGGTGCTGTTTTTTGCCGCATAAGGCTTATATTTTTAGGTTTAGCCTTGATTGTTGAAGGTTTAGTTTATGCATAAGAAACTGTTGATTCCAGGTCCAACCGAAGTAAGTAAACCAATCCTTGAAGAACAAGCCCAATACATGATTAGTCACAGAAACAAAGAATTCGTGGACCTATACGGAGGAATCACCTCTAAACTCACCCAATTCTTCCAATTACCCCAAGACATCAAACCAACCGTAACCACATCATCAGGAACACTCTGGTTTGACATCATCGGAAGAAGCATCGTAAAACAAAAAGCACTCGCATGCGTAAACGGCGCTTTTAGCAAACGCTGCGCAAAAACCGTGACGGCTTGCGGTAAACAAACCGACATAATCGAAGTAGAAATGGGCAAAGCAATTAAACCCGAAATGGTCGCCGAAAAACTCGAAGGCGGCGGCTACGACACCGTCACAGTCTGCCACAACGAATCCTCCACAGGCGTACGCAGTCCCATCGCAGAAATCGGCAAACTAATCCGCAAAGACTACCCCGACGTAATGTTCTGTGTCGACGCAGTTTCCAGCATGGCTGGTGATTGGATTTTACCTCAAGAAATAGGCTGCGACGTAGTCTTTACTTCATCACAGAAATGTTTCGCGCTCCCACCTGGTTTAGCAATCGCGTTGGTTAATGACCGCGCAATTGAACGTGCAAACCAGGTTCCAAACAGAGGCACCTACACGGATATGGTTGATCTGTTTGAGTTTGAGAAGAAGCATCAGACGCCTTTCACACCATGCATACCCTTATTGTATGCACTTGATAAACGCTTAGACATGCTGCTGGAGGAAACTTATCCCAAAGTTTATCAGCGTCACCTTGACATGGCACACTATACACAGGCTTGGGCAAAGAAGCATTTTGAAATGTTTCCAGAACCAGGATACGAATCCGTCACTGTTAGCTGCATCAGAAACACTATGGGCAAAAACGTGAAAGAACTTAACCAGAAACTTGAAGAAAGAGGCTTCATGATTAGTGGTGGCTACGGCAAATTGGCGGAACAAACCTTCCGAATTGGACACTTAGGTGAATGGAACTTAGAAGGCATAAAACAAGTCATCGCGCTCATTGATGAAATTTGGAGTCTTCCTGCTTGAGCTTTAAAGTCTTGGTAAGCGACAAGATTTCCCAAGAAGGCATAGCGCTTCTTGAGGAAAAAGGCTACCAAGTCACAAAAGCATGGGACATCCCCAAAACTGAGTTGCCCAAAATCATCGGCGAATATGATGCGTTAATTGTGCGTAGTGCAACCAAAGTCAAAGGTGAACTGCTTGAGAATGCGAAAAAACTGCGTGTCATCGGGAGAGCAGGCGAAGGCTTAGACAACGTGGACTACGAAAAAACCCGCCAAATGGGCATCACCCTTGTCAATACGCCCCATGTTTCTTACCTTAGTGTTGCTGAACTAACAATTGGTTACTTGTTGGCTTTGGCACGTGGAATCGTGCAGGGTACCATTAGCCTGCGGGAGGGCAAATGGGAAAAAGAAGCCCTAATGGGCATGGAGCTGAGCGGTAAAACCTTAGGCGTCATCGGTTGTGGCTATATTGGCAGAGCCGTTGAGCGCATGGCAATCTCGCTTGGCATGAATGTATTAGGCGTGGAGGAATGTGTGCATGACCGCTTTGTGCCCTTGGGTGAGATGCTTCCTAAAGCCGACTTCATCACCATCCACGTGCCCCTTAGTCCCATAACAAGACACATGCTCTCAACACGAGAGTTTGACATGATGAAAGATGGCGTAATGATTGTGGACTGCTCCCGCGGCGGCGTAATTGACCAAGAAGCACTCTATCAAGCCTTGGTTTCAGGTAAAGTTCGTGCTGCTGCGTTGGATGTTTTTGAGCAGGAGCCTCCGCCTAAAGGTTACAAGTTGCTTTCGCTTCCTAACGTGATTGCAACACCCCATGTTGGTGCTCAAACCGTTGAAGCTCAACAGAAAGCCGGCGTGCTTATAGCTAAACGTGTTATTGAAGAATTAGAAAAACCTTGAATTGAACCGTTTTGGTTGGCATTAAGCCTTTAAGGAATGCGATATACAAAACGAGTTAAGGCACTCAATTAACTTTGCTCAGAGTAGTTTGGTTCTTCTGCGATATGCTTGTCTAAGACCTTATTGGGAGGGGAGTGATAAAAAAAAATTGGCGGTGATTTTTATGTAATAAATTGTAAATCAGTAATGTTGAATTAAAAATGCATAGGTCAACTTGCTTTTTAGTAGTGTAAAAAAATTAAAACCTTTTTAATATTTTAGATAATATATGCTGTTGTCTATGTTTATTCTTAAGTTGAAGTCTTTAGTGTTGTTGAAAAAGGCAAGTGTTTGCTCGTTAATTTTGTTAGTGTTGTTGCCTATTGTCATGCAGGTGTCTTGTGTGTTTGCTGTTGAGGACTCTTTTAGAGCTGAGGATTTGGCGTTTATGCGAGACATTTTAGGGATTGATATAAGCAAATACAGTTTAGCTGGTGTCAACACTGTGGGTGATCGAACAAAAAACTTGGAGAGCACACTTTACAGTTTTGCATCTGGAGGAAATGAGTTTAGTGTGGATCATTATGCTAGTTCAGGGCATTCTTTTTACTCAATAGAAGCCTATGGTGAAGGGGCGCGGTCTGTTTTTGTTGACGCAAAAGCCAGCACTGTCGAGGAAGCAAAAGCCATTCTTGAGCGTTACCAAGCTAAATATGATGTTTCTTACGTGCAGCATTTAATCAGTTCTCTTGACATGTTTTCGCTTGGGAAGCAGTTTAGTAACGTTTCAAAAACAATGGGCGACACGCAGTTGGTTGTTGACATTGATGTTGATAAGGCGGGTACCCGAAGTGAATTAATCACATGGAGCAGATCAGTAAACGGTGTTTATAACCGTCACGATATCATATCGTTCCATTTTGTCAATGGAGTTTTGCGGTCTTTTGCTGATAGTTGGAATCGTTATGAGATTGGTAGTTCAAGTGTTAATGTGGATGAAGCGGCAGCGATAAGTATTGCTAAGGAGGAGGCTGCTAAGACGTGGTGGACTTCGGGTAATGAAACAGTTAGAGATGTTGTGGTGGTGGATAAGTCTATTCTTACGGAGCTGTATTATGCCCCGCGGGAGGGATTGCTCTATCCATTCTGGGTTATCCGCATGGGACTAGACAAAGTTTACCCAGGCGGCGTAACTTCCATCACAGCGGTGATTCGAGCGGATACAGGACAGCCTGACGGCATCTCCACAGAGGCAAGCTACGGCGCAGACGACGCCCCTTCGCAAACCAGCACCCCGCCCCCAGAGACTGATACACCACAAAACCCAAACATTTTACCCATAGCTTTAGCCATTGCATGCCTCATCATAATCGCTGCAACAATCATAGTTGTCAAAAAGAGACAGGGCACAAACTAGCATAGTTCAAATTTCTGTTATCAGTATTTGAAATTTCATTATTTATTTTTATATTTAAAGGGCAAGAAGTCTATCGGAGAGCTTATAGCTAAAAGAGTTATTGAAGAATTAGAAAAAACTGTGGATTGAATACTCTTGGTTGACATTAGACCCTTCAAGGCAATACGCTACACAGAACAGGCTGGAAACCCAGAAACCTTAATCACTCAACCCTACGACAAAATCGACGCCAAAATGCAACAGAAATATTATGAACAGTCACCCTACAATTACTGCCGCCTTGTTCTGCCCACTGAACCTAACCGCTACGAAGTTGTACATCAACGCATTCAGAAATGGCTCAGCGAAAACGTTATGGCAAAGGAAGCGCAGTCAGCGTTTTTTGTGATTCGCCAAGAGTATACGCTGGATGGTAAAACCTGTGCGCGAACTGGCATGATTGCAGCAGTTAGACTTTGCAGCTATGAAGAGAAAGAGATTTTTCCGCATGAAATCACGTTTTCCGGACCCAAACTTGACCGCTTAAACATGTTGCGGACAATCCAAAAAGACCTTGAACCAGTCTTTTTCATATACTCCGACCCAGAGAAGGCAACGGTTAACCTATTTGAGGAAATCACAAAAACAAAGCCTATATTCCAAGTTGTTGACGCCTTCAACGTTACACATTCTATATGGATGATTAACAGCCCCGAGAAAGTCGCGTTTTTGCAGGAAGCTATGGCGCAGAAAAAACTGGTTATCGCTGATGGTCACCACCGCTATGAGAGTGCAGTAGCTTACCGAAATGAGATGCGACAAAAAGGCTTTACTGATGCAGATTATGCGTTTAATTTTCACATTGGTCTTATTGTTCCTGTTGAGGATGAAGGATTAATTATTCTGCCCACTCACCGTCTCCTAACCAAAACTGTCTTAACCGATGAGATGCTAACGCAAATTAGCAAATTCTTCGTGGTCTCTGAGGTTGAGCACACAGTTACGGGTTTAGAGGCGTTTTTGCAGAGTCACAGCAATGAGCACGCATTTTGTATATATACCAAAACCAAAGCATACGGATTGCTACTAAAGCATAAAGAGAGCGTGTACGAGTTTGTTAACGCTAAAACCTCCAAAGAAACAAAACTTTTTGACGTTGTTATTCTGCGAGACGTTGTTTTTAAGGCAATTATGAAAACTGGCGAACTCAACATTGACCAGGATATCCTCTTTGTACGCTGGACCAAAGCTGCAGTTGAAAAAGTCGATAATGGCGAAGCTGAGGTGGCATTTTTGGTTAATCCGATTATGCCGCAGACGGTTTGGGAGATTGCGCAGATGCATGAGCGGTTGCCTGAGAAAAGCACTGACTTTTATCCGAAGATGGTTTCAGGGCTTATGATGATGGATATTTCATCAAAAGATAAGCTTTAAGCTACTTTTACCGCCTTTTCTTTTTTATGTTGCTTATTTGACGAATTTTGTTTGATGCCGCTTAAACTTTTTTTTGCACTGCACACTACAGAAATAGTATGTTTCACCTTGATAGGTGATTTTGTATTTAGCGGTACTTTCGTCTAAATTCATTCCACAAACTGGATCTCTAAACATTAGTGTAATCTGAACCTTCAGAATCCTATTCTTGCAACTAATACTTAACGTTAATGGTAACTAAACCCAAAACTGAACCCAAACCCCTCTGTTGCTATCAAAAGTTACGGTGTTACCTGCTGAGTTATTGGTTTGAAAAAGTGCCATTAGTGACCCTCTATAGTTTCTGCAAGGACTTTCTAATAGGCTCCAAATAGACTGATCTTTTGGCAGGTTGTGTTGATTTAATAAAGAAAGAAATTAATGACCAAGTTAGCTTAAAATCCGATTTTGATGTTAAAACCGCCTTTCGAGAAGTAGCCAAAAGGCATTTTGACTTTGTCGCCGTAGACTGATTTTAGCATTTTTACGTAGTCATTGTTTTCATCCATTTTAAACTCGGATTTACCCATGGCGGATTTTACTTCAAGCTCAAATTCGTGACTTTGTACTTGGTCATTGTTGTTGTAGAGGTTTTTTAGTTTCAACTTAACTTCGCTGATAGTGCTGTTGTTGTAAGCGTAGTTGCCAGGGGTTTCCGCTAAAATCGCGTCTGGCTGCATCGTAAGGTAACGTTGCGTATAACCAAAAGATGCTTTAAGCTGGTTTGCCCATTGCCCAAAAAAGCCTTTGCCGTCTGCTTTTGCTTGCTGCTGGGCATCTTTTACGGCTTGGGTCACCATTTGGCTGGTCATCTGGGCAAAAATGAAGCGTTGATTAGTGACAACTCCCGTGTAAGTGTCGTACCTTCCAAATGATTTAGACTTCCTAAGCAGTAAAACACCCATGATGCTTTCTCCGCTGTTGTTTTGGGCTGGTGGTGGAGGCGGGGGAAGAGGTGAACTTTGTGGTGTTTCAGTGTCTGGGGGTGGCGGCGGCAGCGGCAGCTCCATTAAGGGTGCGCCACAGTTTGAACAGAATTTCATGCTTGTTTCTGATTGTTTTCCGCATTTTCCACAAAATGACATATCGCTCACAAGAAAAAACCATTACAAGAGTAAGTAATAGTTTTGGGTTTATGGTGCCTAGTTTTTCCATTGGTTCAAAGCAAACAAGAGTTCCTTGTGATTTTTCGCGTATTCCTCAAGAGGTTTATTCAGCATTGCTGCGTCAACTGCTTGACGCATCGCCACTGCACCTGCCACTGTGCCGTCTGGGTGACCATGAATTCCGCCGCCTGCCTGAATAACAACATCATTACCAAAATAGCCTAAAAGCTCGGGTACAAGCCGTGGATGCACGCCACCTGAAGCCACAGGCAAAACCGCAGAAACCGTGCCCAGTGGTGCTTTGCAAGCATCAATGTTTTCCAGTACTTCTTGCTTGGTTTCAGACATTTTGCCCACTATTGTTCCCACATGCAACTGGTCAACACCAATTAGTCGCGATACTGTTGCTATGGGACGCATGGCGATGCCGTGTAGAGGGTTCTTGGTGAAGGCTGCGTGTCCTGCCCTATGCGCGTGAATAACAAGGTTAAAGTTCTGTTTACGAAGATTCTGTAGTGCTGACCATCCACAGGTTAAAATGTCAACCATCACGTACTCGCCACCCTCAGCCACCACGGATTCGGCACGTTTAATCATAACGTCAGTTTCTGCACTGATATTTATCATGTAGACTTTGCGTTCACCAGTTTCTTTCTCTGCCTTATCACGAGCTGAAAGGGTTTGTTCTAGTCGCTGTTGGAACTGGTTAAAGTTTTGGCTGCTCAGGTTTTCGTCGTCTTTTACTACGTCGCAGCCGCCTGCCCACGCGTCATAGGCTACTTTTGCGTGGTCAACGGTTTTTAAGCCCAGTTTAGGCTTAATTATGGTTCCTACAAGGGGGCGTTTGGGGATTTTTAGGAGCTTGCGGATGCCCTCTATGCCGAATTGTGGACCCATAAACCCCTTGGTTAGTATGTTGGGGAATTTTATGTCCATCAGTTTCAGATTTTTTATTGCTTTAAGCCCAAACACGTTTCCTGCAATACTGCTTAAAATGTTGGGCATGTTACCTTGCTCGAAAAGTTCTATAGGATACGCGATTTCTACAGTGTCACCTTGGATGCTATAGACATGCGCGGCGAGTTTTTCCACATACGGGTGCATCGTGGACAGCTCCGTCCATGTTCCAATGCTGCTTTCTGCTGCGATTGCTCCTGCAGCTTCGTTTAGGCTGATATCTTCAGACTCAACTTTAAAGGTGCAGATTAAGTCTGTTTTTGAGGGCTTATACGTTAAATCTACAAAATCTAGGTACTTCAAAACAGTTTTCCCCACTGGTATGCTATTGGGTTTTGTCTTAAAATGCTAATCGGTTTTTTCAAAGACCTTAAAAGCTTGTAAGCATGAAATAAGTTGAAAGGATTAAAAATGGGTAAGCCAAAACTTCGCATAATTACCTCAATACTTTTAGCAACCTTACTGCTGTCTGTTTTAACACCTACATTAATTTCCCAATCTCCAATACTTCCCGCCCAAGCAGCCGTGAATTACTCAGGTGGCTCAGCAGCAGAAATCCAAACGCTCATAAACAATGTTGCCTCACACGGGGGTTGGCTACAAAGTCCTCAAATCTGCTATGATGGAATCGTGCTTGGTCAAACAAACGTAAGCCAATTGCAAAAAGTAGTTGACGATTTAAATCGGCCTTCATCGGTTGATTGGATGCAAATATTTTATTGGTACTACGTGATGCAAAAGTTTGATGTTTCTATAAACCAAACAACCATTAAAGCTGCCCTTGATGCAACACCCATGATGCAAAACAAGCTTCCCAAAACGGATAACAGTCAAGGTTACCCTGCTTTTTCAGTGTATGACCGCTACATGGTTTACGCCTACACTCTTGCAGATAGCCTCAATTATGACACAGCTAAATGGGACCTAAATACTGCATACAATAGCTTCAAAACTGCTGTAGATAATTTTAAACCGCCTCTTTGGGTTAAAAATGACACATCTGCATCAGGCAATGGTAGATACTATGATGAAGGCGGTCAAACAGTGCAGATGTTTTTGGAATTTTACAAGGCTGGAATCACTGAAGCATTATCTGAAGCAGAAAAATGGTGGGAGTGGACAAACACTAACCTGTGGAACACGCTGACCAGTGAGGAAGGCATGTTTTATCAGTACTCGTTGAGTCGTGAAGATTTCGAGTGTGAAGTAGGCGGATTTAACCAGATAATCTGGGAACTCTACCATTATAACCCTGACACAGCAAACACTAACAATTTACTTATTGACCTACAAACTCGGTTGCTTTCAAGTCAATGGGATAGCCCACAATGGCTCAAATATGTCATTGTGCATGCTGGCTTAGGCGTTAACACTCAAACTAGACTACAAAATACAATTACATCTTGGGCAGCAATGCTTGGGTTAACCCCTTTAATGACGGATAGCATGAAAGCAACAATGCAAGAAATGCTCAACGGCAATAATTCTACCAACTTGCCTGCGTGGGCGTTACTCAAGAGAAGCAGCTTGTACCATTCAGGGATGTTCTCTCAAACTTCAAATGTAAATGCTTCCCCAGAAGCAACCGCTAATGCTGCTTGCTTGATGATGTATTTGTCAATGGTTCCAGTGAATGGTTCAGTTGCAGTACCCATTCAAGACTTACGATACGAAGATGTAAACAACATTATTGATGGGGAAATCTCAAACATCAACCTGACAAGTAATCAGCTAACAGTTAGCGTTCTAAATCCCGGCGTTTTCAACTTCCTCTATGGGTCATCACCTGTAACTTATGATTTGCCAACCAGTGGAACCTGGCTGTTAACGTTTGCCTCGGACTGTAACTCGATAGAAAACGCGACTCTATTGTCCTCTTTGCCGTCTTCAAGAATATATCTTTCTGCAGACATAACAGCTAAATCCACCTACACCATCACAGCTTTGGCGGATGACCACTGTCAAATAGCGCCATCTGGAACGTTAACAGTGCATGAAGGAGATGCTGCAAGCTTTGTTTTTACGCCAAATCGGGGTTGTGTAATAACAGAGATTATAATTAATGGCGACCAAATTGTAAATGGGTCAGGTCAAGAGAAGGGCTCTTACATGTTTAGTAATGTGCATGCGAACCAAAACATAACTGTTTACTCTTCGACTTTTCCAGTTTCCTCATCAAACAGCACAGCAACTACGACGCCGACAGCAACCATAACGCCCACAGCATCACCCACAAACAAACCTGATGATGCTAAACTGTTCATTGGATTATCAATTGCTACCTCAGGAGCGATTGCTGGTTTGGTTTTGATTTTTTATTTAAGAAGCAGAAAAGAGGAACCAGTTGAAATTTAACTTTCCCCGTCATCTAATATTTCACAGTGGTACCTTTGAAGTTAATTGCAGAAATCCTACACATCTCCTCAGGCGGAATCCGTTTTGCCATTCTAAGCCAAGAAAGCGCTAATACTTTAGGTATACACAGTAGCGACCGTATACGCATAAGCTTTGGTAGTCGAGAAATGATTACCATAGCCAACATCGCAACAATTTTTCCCCAAAACCGCATCGGACTGTATCAAGAAACCGCATCAGCCTTAAACATCAAAGAAGACACAGAAGTCAACGTGGAACTGGCAAATTACCCTGAATCACTCATGCACATCCGAGCTAAACTACGCGGTGAACGCCTCAGAGAACAAGACCTTGTAGCCATCGTTAAAGATGTAGTTGAACGGCACCTGAGCACCGTGGAAATCGCGGGGTTCCTAACGGCTCTTAGCATTTACGGGCTTAGCACAAGCGAAAATGAGGCATTAAGCCGAGCTATGGTTGCCACAGGAAAAACTCTCAACTTTGGCAAAGGACCAATCCTTGACAAGCACAGTGTAGGCGGCATCCCAGGCGACAAAACCAGCATGCTTGTAGTGCCCATTGTTGCCGCTGCGGGATTCACAATTCCCAAAACCTCCTCACGCGCAATCACTTCACCTGCAGGAACTGCTGACCGCATGGAAACCCTATGCCCAGTCAAGCTTGAAACCAGCGAAATCATGGAGGTAGTTAAAAAAACTAATGCTTGCCTTGTTTGGGGGGGCTCACTGGAACTTGCACCAGCCGATGATCTCTTCATTCAAGTCGAGTACCCCTTAGGTATTGACCCAATGCTTTTACCCTCAATATTAAGCAAGAAAAAAGCCATTGGCGCAACACACGTGGCCATTGACATCCCAACAGGGGTAGGAGCAAAAATCAAGACAAGACAAGAAGCCTACACGCTTGCCTCTGATTTTGTGGACTTAGGTAAACGCCTTGGACTAAACATTCAGTGCGCATTAACCTTTGGCGACCAACCCTTAGGCTACAGCATTGGTCCCTGTCTGGAAGCCCAAGAAGCCCTCTATACCCTAATGGGGCAGGGTCCTTCTGACCTTCGCGAAAAAGCTGTGGGACTGGCAAGCATGCTTTTTGAAATGGTCGGCATCGAAAACGGTATAGCAAAAGCCGAAGATATGTTGGATTCAGGAAAAGCAGAACAGAAAATGCGAGAAATCATTGCAGCTCAGGGCGGAAACCCCAATGTTAAACCTGACGATTTACCTGTTGGCAAAGAACATGCTGTTGTACGTTCAGAACAGGCTGGGCGGGTTCTTTGGCTTAGCACAGAGGACATTGTTCGTATTGCTCGTGTAGCGGGTGCACCTAAAGAAAAAGGTGCTGGTGTGCGGCTTCATGCTAAACTTGGAGAAACGGTGCGTAAAGACAGCATGCTTTTGGAGGTTTATGCTGAACGCGCAAGCAAACTGGAGGCGGCTCTTAAACTTGCAAAACGGCTTTCGCCAATTGTTCTGAGCAGAAAAGAAGAGGAAAAAATGGTTCTGGACCGTGTTCCTGAGAAACT
This is a stretch of genomic DNA from Candidatus Bathyarchaeota archaeon. It encodes these proteins:
- a CDS encoding AMP phosphorylase, which gives rise to MKLIAEILHISSGGIRFAILSQESANTLGIHSSDRIRISFGSREMITIANIATIFPQNRIGLYQETASALNIKEDTEVNVELANYPESLMHIRAKLRGERLREQDLVAIVKDVVERHLSTVEIAGFLTALSIYGLSTSENEALSRAMVATGKTLNFGKGPILDKHSVGGIPGDKTSMLVVPIVAAAGFTIPKTSSRAITSPAGTADRMETLCPVKLETSEIMEVVKKTNACLVWGGSLELAPADDLFIQVEYPLGIDPMLLPSILSKKKAIGATHVAIDIPTGVGAKIKTRQEAYTLASDFVDLGKRLGLNIQCALTFGDQPLGYSIGPCLEAQEALYTLMGQGPSDLREKAVGLASMLFEMVGIENGIAKAEDMLDSGKAEQKMREIIAAQGGNPNVKPDDLPVGKEHAVVRSEQAGRVLWLSTEDIVRIARVAGAPKEKGAGVRLHAKLGETVRKDSMLLEVYAERASKLEAALKLAKRLSPIVLSRKEEEKMVLDRVPEKLPQTKTFMLDR
- a CDS encoding zinc ribbon domain-containing protein, with amino-acid sequence MSFCGKCGKQSETSMKFCSNCGAPLMELPLPPPPPDTETPQSSPLPPPPPPAQNNSGESIMGVLLLRKSKSFGRYDTYTGVVTNQRFIFAQMTSQMVTQAVKDAQQQAKADGKGFFGQWANQLKASFGYTQRYLTMQPDAILAETPGNYAYNNSTISEVKLKLKNLYNNNDQVQSHEFELEVKSAMGKSEFKMDENNDYVKMLKSVYGDKVKMPFGYFSKGGFNIKIGF
- a CDS encoding hydroxyacid dehydrogenase → MSFKVLVSDKISQEGIALLEEKGYQVTKAWDIPKTELPKIIGEYDALIVRSATKVKGELLENAKKLRVIGRAGEGLDNVDYEKTRQMGITLVNTPHVSYLSVAELTIGYLLALARGIVQGTISLREGKWEKEALMGMELSGKTLGVIGCGYIGRAVERMAISLGMNVLGVEECVHDRFVPLGEMLPKADFITIHVPLSPITRHMLSTREFDMMKDGVMIVDCSRGGVIDQEALYQALVSGKVRAAALDVFEQEPPPKGYKLLSLPNVIATPHVGAQTVEAQQKAGVLIAKRVIEELEKP
- a CDS encoding YHS domain-containing protein, whose protein sequence is MFRDPVCGMNLDESTAKYKITYQGETYYFCSVQCKKKFKRHQTKFVK
- a CDS encoding DUF1015 domain-containing protein; the protein is MVDIRPFKAIRYTEQAGNPETLITQPYDKIDAKMQQKYYEQSPYNYCRLVLPTEPNRYEVVHQRIQKWLSENVMAKEAQSAFFVIRQEYTLDGKTCARTGMIAAVRLCSYEEKEIFPHEITFSGPKLDRLNMLRTIQKDLEPVFFIYSDPEKATVNLFEEITKTKPIFQVVDAFNVTHSIWMINSPEKVAFLQEAMAQKKLVIADGHHRYESAVAYRNEMRQKGFTDADYAFNFHIGLIVPVEDEGLIILPTHRLLTKTVLTDEMLTQISKFFVVSEVEHTVTGLEAFLQSHSNEHAFCIYTKTKAYGLLLKHKESVYEFVNAKTSKETKLFDVVILRDVVFKAIMKTGELNIDQDILFVRWTKAAVEKVDNGEAEVAFLVNPIMPQTVWEIAQMHERLPEKSTDFYPKMVSGLMMMDISSKDKL
- a CDS encoding alanine--glyoxylate aminotransferase family protein — protein: MHKKLLIPGPTEVSKPILEEQAQYMISHRNKEFVDLYGGITSKLTQFFQLPQDIKPTVTTSSGTLWFDIIGRSIVKQKALACVNGAFSKRCAKTVTACGKQTDIIEVEMGKAIKPEMVAEKLEGGGYDTVTVCHNESSTGVRSPIAEIGKLIRKDYPDVMFCVDAVSSMAGDWILPQEIGCDVVFTSSQKCFALPPGLAIALVNDRAIERANQVPNRGTYTDMVDLFEFEKKHQTPFTPCIPLLYALDKRLDMLLEETYPKVYQRHLDMAHYTQAWAKKHFEMFPEPGYESVTVSCIRNTMGKNVKELNQKLEERGFMISGGYGKLAEQTFRIGHLGEWNLEGIKQVIALIDEIWSLPA
- the rbcL gene encoding type III ribulose-bisphosphate carboxylase, whose amino-acid sequence is MKYLDFVDLTYKPSKTDLICTFKVESEDISLNEAAGAIAAESSIGTWTELSTMHPYVEKLAAHVYSIQGDTVEIAYPIELFEQGNMPNILSSIAGNVFGLKAIKNLKLMDIKFPNILTKGFMGPQFGIEGIRKLLKIPKRPLVGTIIKPKLGLKTVDHAKVAYDAWAGGCDVVKDDENLSSQNFNQFQQRLEQTLSARDKAEKETGERKVYMINISAETDVMIKRAESVVAEGGEYVMVDILTCGWSALQNLRKQNFNLVIHAHRAGHAAFTKNPLHGIAMRPIATVSRLIGVDQLHVGTIVGKMSETKQEVLENIDACKAPLGTVSAVLPVASGGVHPRLVPELLGYFGNDVVIQAGGGIHGHPDGTVAGAVAMRQAVDAAMLNKPLEEYAKNHKELLFALNQWKN